Genomic window (Acinetobacter sp. WCHAc010034):
CTAAAATTTAAGCAGAAAAAAACTATTGAGATCAAAAAAGCGAAAGCGATCTCAAGTGATGCTATTGAGTTGTCAGAAGCTCAAATCAGTAAATACAGCTCAATTTTAAGTCGTATTAATGATATGTCAGACCTTTCAACATTTCCGACCTATGATGCCTTTGCTCTTTGGATTGCTAATATTTTGCGAGATCCTAAAAGTGTTAGAGATGAAACAGCTAAACGAATTTTTAAAGCCCTTAGAACCCATACAGATTTCAAAAAATAAACCTTTTTATTGCAGTTTTTAAGTATTAATTTCCAGCTATGAAATTAAAATTGTATAATATAATTGTGCCATTAATGAAATAAGCAAGCCTACCTGTATATACAAAAACCTTCGGTTTTTCGATATACAGGGACTTGTTAGGGTTCCACCCTAAGACCCGTAGCCCATCATAGATGGGCAAGTCAACATGATTGACTTAAAAGCAAAACCAAAGCCTGTTAAGGAGATGTACGGTGAGTATACGAAGTAAATCTAAAATTTTCAGACTCACGGAGTTACAGCTAGAACAACTTGAGCAGCACCTTGAAAAAGAGCAAACGACTTTTACAGACTTCATTCTGTCTCTAATTCAAAGGGAAATTATGAAAGATGCTGTAACCGTAAGACGACCAGAAGAAGAACTACAACCGAGGACCAAAATCAAAACAGTGGTAGAAGTCGTCAAACGCTACCAAAAAACCGATCCTGATTTACTGCTTGAGCTATCCAAAATCGGCAACAACTTGAATCAGATAGCCCGAGCCTTAAACATCATTAAAAATGCTAATCCTCAAGAGCAACGCAAGTTAGATATTTTCAGTATTTTTTTAGTTTTAAAAAGCATTCAAACCGAGTTAGAACAAGTATTCCCTGCGCTTCCTAAAATCAGCAGACAAAGCACTGAAAGGCTTAAAAAACAATTGTCTTCAATCCAACTAGCGGAGCAGGACGAAAGTGCATATTAAATTCCTCGACCACGGAAAGGGTAGCCCTGCAAAAGCATCTGCATACTTACTCGACAAACTAGACCACCTAGGCAACGTCCGTGCAGGCATCGAAGTTTTAAAAGGGGATGCAACAACGTTCAACGCCATTTGTGACTCAAGCCCTCACTTATGGAAGTACACCAGTGGCGTGATTGCATGGTCAAAAGACGACGCACCGACAGACGAGCAGATCAAAGAAGTCTTAGACGACTTTGAAAAACATGCATTTTCGGGACTAGATCCCTCGCAGTACCACCTTTTCGCAGTGCTACACATAGATGATGATGGCTCAAAGCACATCCACGTTCTAGCACCACGCCTTGATATACAAAGCGGAAAATCACTGAATATTGCGCCCCCTGGTCATGAAAAGCATTTTGACTCGCTGAGGGACTACTTCAACACAAAATATCAATGGTCACGTCCTGATGACTTGCTTTTAATGCAGACCACACAAGAGCCGAATCACATTGCCAAGCTGAACGCCCAAGCAAAAAAAATTCTTAATGAGCAAGATCTCACAAACCTAACAAAATCACAGTTTTGTAAGGTAATAGATAATTACGTCAAAACTCTTTTAAAAACACAAACAGTAAAAAATAGAGCCGAAATTGTGAGTTGTATCGAGCAACTGGAAGGTGTGGCATCAGTCCGAGCACAACAAACCGTAACTGTCACTCTCAATAATGGCAAAAAACATAGACTTTCAGGCGATTTTTATCATGAACAATTCGAAATTGGACTTTATTCAGAGCGTCTCAGAGCAGAAGCAGAAAGCCGACCAACTGCAAACGAGCTTGCACAGGCTATCCGAGACGCTCAAAGCATTCGAGATGACTATCGAGCAAAGCGAGGAGCCTATCACTCAAAACAGCATGCTTTTACAGCAAGTCCAGCGGACGACAATCGCCCTCAAATCGCATCTAAGCTCGATATTGACCGAAATAGGCAATCTATCACCCCAAGCCATAAAAGAGACGACAGCGAGCTACAAAGCGCAAATAGACGCATTGTCGACTCAGCTAGCGAGTATAGATATTACGGAAATATCAAAAGTGAAATCGAGCATAGATTCGTTTTCAGTCTCACTTCAAGACTTCCAAGCGACCATAAACCGCCAGTTACAGGGCATAAAGATCGACCAAACGAGTCTAGAGAAGTCTATTCAAAGCCAAGTACAGCAAGTCATAGCGAGCCAAAGCAAACAAATCAACAGTCAGTTCCAGAGCCTTTTGACGGAAAAATTGAACAACCAGAGAGCTTTTCACGGACTACTGGGGATAGTGATATTTACAGTGTTGATGCTTTTAATCAGTTTTTATTTCGCCTTTCAAGCACGAACCAACCTAAAAACAATCGAAGCTCAAAAGCAAATGATTCAACAGAACGCACAAACGATCACAAGCCAAATCAACTATTTGAACAGTCTACGGAGATAAGGCATGCAGACCGAAATCGACCATTATTTGACAGAGCAAAACAGCTTATTGATGCAACAAAACAACTTGTTAGCGGAGCAAAACAAAGCTTTGACTCAACAAGTCGATTCATTAAAGACCATCTTGACCGGCTACAGCGAAGTAGAGCAGGAATTACAGGACAAAATCAGCATTTTGCAATCGGAGAAACAGGCACAACAAGCCTTGATCTCGGCACTCAAAATCGAGCTATCCAAAATCGAGCAGGGCAGCTTTTCGGAGCAGTTACAGCAAACATTTCAGGAAAACTTGAAAACCCAATTACAAACGCAATTAGCGAGAGCATTGAATCAACTGGATTTAAACAGCGCTGTCAGCGACTTGGTGAAGGTCGAGTTAAAACAAATTCAAATGACCATTGGCACACAGCAGACAGACATCGAGAAGGCACTCTCGAAAATCTTGCAATTGAAAGTACCAACCAACTTTTACGAAGATTTGGAGACGCAAAGCGAGCAGATCAATACGCTTGGGGAAACTGTAGAAAGATTAATAGCGTTAATCAACAACTTGAACGACTAGAAACCGCAGTAGCGGAAATTCGACTCAAGCCAAAACCGGCTACGAATTTCAGTTACTTGCGAAGTGACGGTTATTACCCCGATTACGTTGGTTATCACAAAGAACTATGCAACAAACAACAGGAAGCCTATAACAACAAAAAACCACTACAGTTAATTGATTATATACAGAAAAAATATAAAAATTTAGAAACGTACATTAGCCGTGCACGTTCAAATATCCACGAATGGGAATACGATAAATTTGAGAAAATAATCAAAAACGACAATCAAATGCTGAAATATCTGCAATGTGAGAAGATTTTAGAGCCTCAAAATGACCATTTAAAACAGCAAAGAGAATCATATCAAGCGTGTTTAAAGAGTTTTGAGAGCATCAATAGTCATATTCACGAGATCAAAAACCCATCCCCTAAACGCAATATTTCTCAACAGATCTATGAACAAGATCACAAGCCACAGCCAAACAATGATTTAGATTTTTAGTAAATATCAACAATGATTTACTGAACAAATATCTATCATCTCTTGCCCGACTTTGAAAAATGGCTAAAGCCATATTTCAAAGCATCGAGCGAAGATAGGTTAAGCACCTAAACGCATTAATTTTTCTTGAATCGCATCACTGACAAAGGAGTTAAGAGAATTACTTGATGCTAAAACAGCTTTACGGTGCATTTCAGGGCTAATACGCACATTAAACGTGCCTTTAAATGGCTGATCAGGGTTTTTACCTAGTTCAGTACAAGATTCTAAATAGCCATCTACAGATTCTTTAAAAGCTTGCTCAAGTGCTTTTAATGTTTCTGCTTCATAGGTGATGAGATCACGGATAAACGCAAGTTTTCCAAACAATTCGCCTGTTTCGAGATCAGGTTCAATCGTACCAAGATAGCCTTTGTATTTTAAGTAGCTCATAAAAATCTCTCCTGCTTGAGTGCCTGTTTCACAGCTTTCAATGCTCCACCTTTGATTTCATTTTCAGGATGTGGCCTGTGCAGTAAAATCATGTGTTCAGTTTTTGCATTAAAAAAACGGACACGAGAGCCTGCCATTTCAAACTTTTCATAGCCGAGCTGATTCAGTAAAACGACTAAATCCTTATACGGAAATGTATTTTTTGCATTTCCGAATCTTTCTAGTAACTTTTCCGTTTTACCCATACTTTAACCCTACCATTACTGCAACTAAGTATAGTTACTTTTAAATAAAAATTGCAACTATCCATAGTTGCAATTTCGTATAAGAGATTTTATGTTAAATAAAAAGACACTTACTAGGTAGGTGTCTTTGGAGCAATGTTACTTGGTAATAAACTTCTCTAGATCCATTATTGATTCCTTGAAATCTTTACAAGTCTCGGACTCTTTGGATTTACCACAAGATTTTTTAAATTCTTTCTCAATTACTTTCTCAAAATCATTTTCAGAACTCATAACAGTATTCTTACAGATAGAGGAATATATATTTTTAGAGCAAGACTCATTAAAAGTATTATCAGTAATAGCTTTAGATAATATTGATGAAAATGAAGAAATTCCTTTATTTGCTCTTATCTCTGATAAATTGGCTTCTGATGCTTTTTCCCAAATTGAACTCTGATAATTAATACATTGAGTTGCTGAACTGGCCGTTGCGTTAAAACAATACATATCTACTTTTTGATTAGGTTGCAGGCTTGCAGCAAATTCAGAATCAGAAATATAAGCCTTAAAATTTACATAATTTTCTGTTAGATCGGCATACATTTTTCCATCTTTATCTAATTTTACATTTTTGACTGTACCTTTTAGGCGTACCCATTGATTTGCATAATCTCTATTTGCCGCCACCTCATTTCCAGCAAAATCATTTTTAATTTTATTTATTGTCACTGCTTTTTTAGGCGAACTTTTTACTATTTTTTCCCAGTCAAATAGTGCATCACCACTATCTATCCACGTAGTAAAATCATCATAAATAATAATATTTTTTATTGATTCTTCTTTATTAGCAAAAGCCAGTGATGATGTAATTAATAATAATGTTGGGATCAGAAGATATTTCATAAAAATAAACTCTAAAGATGATTTTAAGTTAGAATCTTATAAAACAATGACTTAATTAAAAGCAAATTTTTGTTTTGAGGGAATAGTGTATGCCTTTAATAAATTGCCCTGAATGTAGCCATTCTGTGAGTGATAAAGCTTTAGATTGCCCTTCTTGTGGGGCACGCTTGAGAAAACCTAAAAGAGGTTTCTTCGGTAAAATTTTTAAATGGCTCTTTATTCTTTTTAACCTTTTTATGCTAGTTATGACATTTAAATCTTGTGGTAGTGCTTCAGAAATTATTGCGTCGAGTCAAAATGAATATGAACAAGCAGGTGCTACATTAGGTTCTACATTAGGTTTAGGAATGGTAATAATTTTCTGGGCATTAGTAGATGTGATACTTGGATTATTTGTCCTATTCACAAGGCCAAAGCGATAAAAAAAGGAGATAATCTCCTTTTTTCAAATAGCTAAGCGTAAATTAAGAGCCTTAACCACTTTTATAACAGTATCAAAACTCGGGTTAACCTCTCCAGAAAGAGCTTTGTAAAGGCTTTCTCGTCCTAAGCCTGTCTCTTTCGATAATTGAGTCATACCTTTAGCCTTAGCAATATTTCC
Coding sequences:
- the mobC gene encoding plasmid mobilization relaxosome protein MobC — its product is MRSKSKIFRLTELQLEQLEQHLEKEQTTFTDFILSLIQREIMKDAVTVRRPEEELQPRTKIKTVVEVVKRYQKTDPDLLLELSKIGNNLNQIARALNIIKNANPQEQRKLDIFSIFLVLKSIQTELEQVFPALPKISRQSTERLKKQLSSIQLAEQDESAY
- a CDS encoding relaxase/mobilization nuclease domain-containing protein, which produces MHIKFLDHGKGSPAKASAYLLDKLDHLGNVRAGIEVLKGDATTFNAICDSSPHLWKYTSGVIAWSKDDAPTDEQIKEVLDDFEKHAFSGLDPSQYHLFAVLHIDDDGSKHIHVLAPRLDIQSGKSLNIAPPGHEKHFDSLRDYFNTKYQWSRPDDLLLMQTTQEPNHIAKLNAQAKKILNEQDLTNLTKSQFCKVIDNYVKTLLKTQTVKNRAEIVSCIEQLEGVASVRAQQTVTVTLNNGKKHRLSGDFYHEQFEIGLYSERLRAEAESRPTANELAQAIRDAQSIRDDYRAKRGAYHSKQHAFTASPADDNRPQIASKLDIDRNRQSITPSHKRDDSELQSANRRIVDSASEYRYYGNIKSEIEHRFVFSLTSRLPSDHKPPVTGHKDRPNESREVYSKPSTASHSEPKQTNQQSVPEPFDGKIEQPESFSRTTGDSDIYSVDAFNQFLFRLSSTNQPKNNRSSKANDSTERTNDHKPNQLFEQSTEIRHADRNRPLFDRAKQLIDATKQLVSGAKQSFDSTSRFIKDHLDRLQRSRAGITGQNQHFAIGETGTTSLDLGTQNRAIQNRAGQLFGAVTANISGKLENPITNAISESIESTGFKQRCQRLGEGRVKTNSNDHWHTADRHREGTLENLAIESTNQLLRRFGDAKRADQYAWGNCRKINSVNQQLERLETAVAEIRLKPKPATNFSYLRSDGYYPDYVGYHKELCNKQQEAYNNKKPLQLIDYIQKKYKNLETYISRARSNIHEWEYDKFEKIIKNDNQMLKYLQCEKILEPQNDHLKQQRESYQACLKSFESINSHIHEIKNPSPKRNISQQIYEQDHKPQPNNDLDF
- a CDS encoding type II toxin-antitoxin system HicB family antitoxin → MSYLKYKGYLGTIEPDLETGELFGKLAFIRDLITYEAETLKALEQAFKESVDGYLESCTELGKNPDQPFKGTFNVRISPEMHRKAVLASSNSLNSFVSDAIQEKLMRLGA
- a CDS encoding type II toxin-antitoxin system HicA family toxin; its protein translation is MGKTEKLLERFGNAKNTFPYKDLVVLLNQLGYEKFEMAGSRVRFFNAKTEHMILLHRPHPENEIKGGALKAVKQALKQERFL
- a CDS encoding OB-fold protein → MKYLLIPTLLLITSSLAFANKEESIKNIIIYDDFTTWIDSGDALFDWEKIVKSSPKKAVTINKIKNDFAGNEVAANRDYANQWVRLKGTVKNVKLDKDGKMYADLTENYVNFKAYISDSEFAASLQPNQKVDMYCFNATASSATQCINYQSSIWEKASEANLSEIRANKGISSFSSILSKAITDNTFNESCSKNIYSSICKNTVMSSENDFEKVIEKEFKKSCGKSKESETCKDFKESIMDLEKFITK
- a CDS encoding addiction module antidote protein, which translates into the protein MAIKLRKWDSAEHLKTEEDMQAYLQACIDESNGDAAFIAKALGNIAKAKGMTQLSKETGLGRESLYKALSGEVNPSFDTVIKVVKALNLRLAI